The Trichocoleus sp. FACHB-46 genome has a segment encoding these proteins:
- the corA gene encoding magnesium/cobalt transporter CorA, translating into MSNRPSQPLRGFNSQTPKNAFDLSEASLLGDEPSYIDYFYDQPGSMPGTLKIEVDAPPPVIVLIDYSDTKATKVEIEAPEECEPYLDTESVSWVDVKGLGSEDILKRLGHVFNLHPLVLEDIVNVPQRPKVEEYEDQLLIVARMVTLQANGQSFISEQVSFILGQHYLLTVQEEPDHDSFGPVRERIRCNKGTIRKQKSDYLTYALLDSIIDGFFPVLEAYGERIEELEDEVVSNPTRQTLEKIHGIKRELLTLRRSIWPQRDAINMLIRDGSDLISHDVQIYLRDCYDHTVQVLDMVETYRELASSLMDVYLSSVSNRMNEIMKTLTVISAIFIPLTFVAGIYGMNFNTEISPWNMPELNWYLGYPACLTLMVLITVSLCAFFWRRGWFENISTVKSTAKDD; encoded by the coding sequence ATGTCTAACCGACCGAGTCAACCATTGCGTGGTTTCAATTCCCAAACTCCTAAGAACGCTTTCGACTTGTCTGAAGCAAGTCTTTTAGGAGACGAACCGTCCTATATTGACTATTTCTATGACCAGCCCGGGAGCATGCCCGGAACGCTCAAGATTGAGGTCGATGCGCCACCCCCAGTCATAGTTCTGATCGACTACAGTGATACCAAAGCGACAAAAGTAGAGATTGAAGCACCAGAGGAGTGTGAGCCTTACCTGGATACTGAATCAGTGTCTTGGGTGGATGTGAAAGGGCTAGGCAGTGAGGACATCTTGAAGCGGTTAGGCCATGTATTCAATTTGCATCCGCTCGTCCTAGAAGATATCGTCAATGTGCCGCAGCGACCCAAGGTTGAAGAGTACGAAGACCAACTGTTAATTGTGGCGCGGATGGTAACGCTGCAAGCCAACGGGCAAAGCTTCATTAGTGAGCAAGTGAGCTTTATCTTGGGGCAGCATTATCTGCTGACTGTACAAGAAGAACCAGACCATGACTCTTTCGGGCCAGTCCGAGAGCGAATTCGCTGTAATAAAGGAACGATTCGGAAACAAAAGTCTGATTACCTCACCTATGCCCTCTTAGACTCGATTATTGACGGGTTTTTTCCGGTTTTAGAAGCCTATGGAGAACGGATTGAGGAGTTAGAAGACGAGGTTGTCTCAAACCCTACCAGACAAACCCTCGAAAAAATTCATGGAATCAAGCGAGAACTGTTGACCCTACGCCGCTCTATTTGGCCTCAACGCGATGCCATTAACATGCTAATTCGTGACGGCAGTGACCTGATTAGCCATGACGTGCAGATTTACTTGCGGGACTGCTATGACCATACAGTTCAGGTGCTTGACATGGTAGAAACCTATCGAGAGTTAGCCTCTAGCTTGATGGATGTCTACCTATCCTCGGTCAGCAACCGCATGAACGAGATTATGAAAACTCTCACAGTGATTTCAGCCATTTTTATTCCCCTGACTTTTGTGGCTGGTATTTATGGCATGAATTTCAACACAGAAATCTCTCCTTGGAATATGCCTGAGTTGAACTGGTACTTAGGGTATCCAGCCTGCTTAACCCTGATGGTTCTGATTACAGTGAGCCTCTGTGCTTTTTTCTGGCGGAGGGGCTGGTTTGAAAATATTTCTACGGTCAAATCTACGGCCAAAGATGATTGA